From the genome of Deinococcus sp. AJ005, one region includes:
- a CDS encoding AAA domain-containing protein yields MQTPTQLDRSTRLFQFLQEFTQLKYKPKRTNDDGTLLWLHALPEQPEVVNAARAPEGPSPEVWLSVHKPRLRPAPARPDELQPWVSGSLSDPQKAPEIRPQLVVDSVIQDDDLRPQTISETLFLDEQPDVLRAWKTYEGQWQRWASEELRTREVQKVYSQLFDFHQKLSNFAETYELRLGLGALSWRTPGGHEIRRHLLTARAELTFDALRGVLSVTAAGDGARTTLEQDMLDAGERVETGVQASIEATLKDSGEDLWNAEVLPSELKKWVHAAGDRGTYEHDLKPPRGVTEHPTVHWAPALILRPRGERSLAAAYSDIIGQLPQLRELPQNLRGFLERVEDPNPPQEPGEAQETVYFPLPANDAQQEIVRRLRRQQGVLVQGPPGTGKSHTIVNLVSHLLASDQRVLVTSHTARALKVLRDKFPPELASLCVTHLRGEEGARAMLERSVGEILGRSAARQPWQEAEDERRLFSLLERTRQDETRLLDTLRQIRQAETDSLDVFGYRGSAQHIGGQLRDQEPGYGWLDDLSDPAQDAPLSDAGVLRLLALGRTLSEEQVQEAALRQPDPTQLATPEDFVRLVRAEQDAQTSAQERQQIRASASYVPIADAAPEVRADLIRAVQALATAAETERRRPIPWLTGAVDAALKEQTGRWQEVETRSAALLPDLLARAEWLEGRAVTGLDGHETPAVQSDAEAVLKHLKDGGGWGNWLSKPQAVRNRLYLKEVMVGGRPAATPEGLQDLLDHLRLSADLERVQALWAAVDVQVSGPLKLRVTELDEQRQALARLAQLKPLLRSAQDAVRAIPGLDQPQWWMAGQPTALVEAAQSADREADLRARRHLLEDALPSLQALATLKPHPVVDSLISAIDGRDPDGYGRAYLELGRVAANTALWRERQQLEQKLRAAAPTLADDLSKTAHEPVWDDRLAAFGAAWRWTQANERLAVLANPDAEDDVREQLAGARQVQRETLGQLAAIKAWRNALSRMRGPEQQALVRWQRAVKSLGKGTGKHAERHRQVARQALEEARTAIPAWIMPLHLVAETFGMSAGMFDVVIVDEASQAGPEALFLSFIAKKIIIVGDDKQIEPEAVGIQLNKVEDLKRRYLYDFPAPEIITDPKSSLFSFGEYAYSPMISLREHFRCMPEIIKFSSDLSYPDQPLIALRQFGAERLRPLVTHHVKDGYTMPMRGDPVNPAEVSAIVDQIKACIVNPKYAGKTFGVISLLGKSQAEQIALALRSELSEAEIEARQLVCGNAYSFQGDERDVIFLSMVASPSNGRLAKVGRDSAIFQPRYNVAVSRARDQLWLFHSVELRDLNPDDLRASLIRHAHAPEIESVNPLSAQKIQDLREEAARPGRGNRPPPAPFDSFFELDVYLAVVARGYRVVPQYAMNGYRIDLVVEGLRGRLAVECDGDFWHGPEKYSDDLARQQVLERAGMQFWRVRGSTFARDPDAALESLWPALDRRGVFPEGDPRNFAPLETNAPVPAAQDSDPLTSEVSETAADIAEQMGQSPIEDTAGEVIAPHRSETGLGLAAYTHWAAHTLPDPRALGSFDPVIDGLREIVAAEGPMTCRQAYQTYCRAAGINFGQTVKSALNKAMTRALRAGVFEQADEWGTSGQIDKVVRLSGAPMVVRRERGPRELPDIPPSEVRALMRELMGDDPGLSTEDLDPLFRQVLSVYGAQRLTAKARQAMERAYALADEAGPQAATPALTGATH; encoded by the coding sequence ATGCAAACGCCAACTCAACTTGACCGAAGCACCAGACTCTTTCAATTCCTGCAAGAGTTCACGCAGCTCAAATACAAGCCCAAGCGCACCAACGATGACGGCACCCTGCTGTGGCTGCATGCCCTCCCAGAACAGCCGGAAGTCGTCAACGCGGCGCGCGCTCCCGAGGGGCCGTCCCCGGAAGTCTGGCTCTCGGTGCACAAGCCCCGCCTGCGGCCCGCGCCCGCGCGCCCGGACGAGTTGCAGCCCTGGGTCAGCGGGTCGCTCAGCGATCCTCAGAAAGCGCCAGAAATCCGGCCGCAACTTGTGGTCGACTCTGTGATTCAGGATGATGACTTGCGGCCGCAGACCATCAGCGAGACGCTGTTTCTCGATGAGCAGCCGGACGTGCTGCGTGCCTGGAAGACCTACGAGGGCCAGTGGCAGCGCTGGGCCAGCGAGGAGCTGCGGACCAGGGAGGTCCAGAAGGTCTACTCGCAGCTCTTCGACTTTCACCAGAAACTGAGCAACTTCGCCGAGACCTACGAGCTGCGGCTGGGCCTTGGCGCACTGTCCTGGCGAACACCCGGCGGCCACGAGATCAGACGCCACCTGCTGACCGCCCGCGCCGAGCTGACCTTCGATGCGCTGCGAGGTGTGCTGAGCGTTACCGCAGCCGGAGACGGTGCCCGCACGACGCTGGAGCAGGACATGCTCGACGCGGGCGAGCGGGTGGAGACCGGGGTGCAGGCCAGCATCGAGGCCACGCTCAAAGACAGCGGCGAGGACCTGTGGAACGCCGAGGTGCTGCCTTCCGAGCTGAAGAAGTGGGTCCACGCAGCGGGGGACCGGGGCACTTACGAACATGACCTCAAGCCGCCGCGCGGCGTCACCGAGCATCCCACCGTCCACTGGGCACCGGCCCTGATCTTGAGACCACGTGGAGAGCGCAGCCTGGCCGCCGCCTACAGCGACATCATCGGGCAACTGCCGCAACTGCGTGAGTTGCCGCAGAACCTGCGGGGTTTCCTTGAACGCGTCGAGGACCCGAACCCGCCACAGGAACCGGGCGAAGCACAAGAGACCGTGTACTTCCCGCTGCCTGCCAACGACGCCCAGCAGGAGATCGTTCGTCGGCTGCGCCGCCAGCAAGGCGTGCTCGTGCAGGGTCCGCCCGGCACAGGCAAGTCCCACACCATCGTCAACCTGGTCAGCCACCTGCTGGCCTCGGACCAACGCGTGCTGGTCACCAGCCACACGGCCCGCGCCCTCAAGGTGCTGCGCGACAAGTTCCCACCTGAACTTGCCAGCCTATGCGTGACCCACCTGCGCGGTGAAGAAGGCGCGCGCGCCATGTTGGAGCGCTCGGTGGGAGAGATCCTGGGCCGCTCTGCGGCCCGCCAGCCGTGGCAGGAGGCCGAGGACGAGCGGCGGCTGTTCAGCCTGCTTGAGCGCACCCGTCAGGACGAGACCCGGCTGCTAGACACGCTGCGTCAGATCCGTCAGGCCGAGACGGACTCTCTTGACGTGTTCGGCTACCGGGGATCGGCCCAGCACATCGGTGGTCAACTGCGTGACCAGGAGCCAGGGTACGGCTGGCTCGATGACCTGAGTGATCCTGCACAGGACGCGCCCCTGAGTGACGCTGGGGTGCTGCGGCTGCTGGCCCTGGGCCGCACCCTGTCCGAGGAGCAGGTGCAGGAAGCGGCGCTGCGCCAGCCGGATCCCACCCAGCTCGCCACGCCGGAAGACTTCGTGCGGCTCGTGCGGGCCGAGCAGGACGCCCAGACCAGCGCGCAGGAACGCCAGCAGATCCGGGCATCAGCCTCCTACGTCCCCATCGCAGATGCCGCGCCAGAGGTCCGCGCGGACCTGATCCGCGCCGTCCAGGCACTGGCAACCGCCGCCGAGACCGAGCGCCGACGCCCCATTCCGTGGCTGACTGGGGCTGTAGACGCTGCCCTGAAGGAACAGACCGGGCGCTGGCAGGAGGTGGAGACCCGCAGCGCCGCGCTCCTGCCAGATCTGCTGGCGCGTGCCGAATGGCTGGAGGGCCGCGCCGTCACGGGCCTGGACGGTCATGAGACGCCCGCAGTCCAGAGCGACGCCGAGGCCGTCTTGAAACATCTGAAAGACGGAGGAGGGTGGGGCAACTGGCTGTCCAAGCCACAGGCGGTCAGGAACAGGTTGTACCTCAAAGAGGTGATGGTGGGTGGACGCCCGGCGGCCACACCCGAGGGTCTTCAGGATCTGCTTGACCATCTGCGGCTCAGCGCGGACCTTGAGCGTGTCCAGGCACTGTGGGCCGCCGTCGACGTGCAGGTGAGTGGCCCCCTCAAGCTGCGTGTGACCGAGCTGGATGAGCAGCGGCAGGCCCTGGCACGGCTGGCCCAGCTCAAGCCGCTGCTGCGAAGCGCACAAGACGCCGTGCGTGCCATCCCTGGCCTGGATCAGCCGCAATGGTGGATGGCCGGGCAGCCCACGGCGCTGGTGGAGGCGGCCCAGTCTGCTGACCGTGAGGCTGACCTGCGTGCCAGACGGCACCTGCTCGAAGACGCTCTACCCTCGCTCCAGGCCCTTGCCACACTGAAACCTCACCCGGTGGTGGACAGCCTGATCAGCGCCATTGATGGGCGGGACCCCGACGGCTATGGCCGCGCGTACCTGGAGTTGGGCCGGGTGGCGGCCAACACCGCGCTGTGGCGTGAGAGACAGCAGTTGGAGCAGAAGCTGCGTGCCGCTGCTCCGACGCTGGCCGATGACCTGAGCAAGACCGCACACGAACCTGTCTGGGATGATCGACTGGCCGCCTTCGGGGCCGCGTGGCGCTGGACGCAGGCCAACGAGCGCCTGGCCGTACTCGCCAACCCCGACGCCGAAGATGATGTGCGTGAGCAACTGGCCGGAGCGCGGCAGGTACAGCGCGAGACCCTGGGCCAGCTCGCAGCCATCAAGGCGTGGCGCAACGCCCTGAGCCGCATGCGTGGACCGGAGCAGCAGGCGCTGGTGCGCTGGCAGCGGGCGGTCAAGAGCCTGGGCAAGGGCACCGGCAAGCACGCCGAGCGGCACCGCCAGGTCGCGCGTCAAGCGCTGGAAGAGGCCCGCACCGCCATCCCTGCCTGGATCATGCCGCTGCATCTGGTGGCGGAGACCTTCGGGATGTCAGCAGGCATGTTCGACGTGGTGATTGTGGATGAGGCGTCGCAGGCCGGTCCCGAAGCACTCTTCCTGAGCTTCATCGCCAAGAAGATCATCATCGTCGGTGACGACAAGCAGATCGAACCCGAGGCGGTGGGCATCCAGCTCAACAAGGTTGAGGACCTCAAGCGCCGCTACCTCTACGACTTTCCTGCCCCGGAGATCATCACCGATCCCAAGTCCAGCCTGTTCAGCTTCGGCGAGTACGCCTACTCCCCAATGATCAGCCTGCGCGAGCACTTCCGCTGCATGCCCGAGATCATCAAGTTCTCCAGTGACCTGAGCTATCCCGATCAGCCGCTGATCGCGCTGCGGCAGTTCGGGGCTGAGCGGCTGCGGCCCCTGGTGACCCACCATGTTAAAGATGGGTACACCATGCCGATGCGCGGCGATCCGGTGAACCCTGCCGAGGTGAGCGCCATCGTCGATCAGATCAAGGCATGTATCGTCAATCCGAAGTACGCGGGCAAGACCTTTGGCGTGATCAGTCTGCTGGGCAAGTCGCAAGCCGAGCAGATCGCCCTGGCGCTACGATCTGAACTTTCCGAGGCCGAGATCGAGGCCCGGCAACTGGTCTGCGGCAACGCCTACAGCTTTCAGGGCGACGAGCGCGACGTGATCTTCCTGAGCATGGTGGCCAGTCCCAGCAATGGGCGACTGGCCAAGGTGGGCCGCGACAGCGCCATCTTCCAGCCCCGCTACAACGTGGCGGTCAGCCGCGCGCGTGACCAGTTGTGGTTGTTCCATAGCGTGGAGTTGCGTGACCTGAACCCGGATGACCTGAGGGCTTCGCTGATCCGGCACGCCCACGCCCCGGAGATCGAGAGCGTCAACCCGCTGAGCGCCCAGAAGATCCAGGACCTGCGTGAAGAGGCCGCCCGGCCCGGACGCGGCAACCGCCCGCCCCCTGCGCCCTTCGATAGCTTCTTCGAGCTGGACGTGTATCTGGCTGTGGTGGCGCGCGGCTACCGGGTGGTCCCGCAGTACGCCATGAACGGCTACCGCATCGATCTTGTGGTCGAGGGCCTGCGGGGGCGGCTGGCGGTGGAGTGTGACGGCGACTTCTGGCATGGTCCCGAAAAGTACAGCGACGATCTGGCCCGTCAGCAGGTGCTCGAACGTGCCGGGATGCAGTTCTGGCGGGTGCGGGGCAGCACATTCGCCCGTGACCCGGACGCGGCGCTCGAAAGCCTGTGGCCCGCTCTGGACCGGCGAGGCGTCTTTCCTGAGGGTGATCCACGCAACTTCGCGCCGCTGGAGACGAACGCCCCGGTGCCAGCAGCGCAGGACAGTGACCCGCTCACCAGTGAGGTCTCTGAGACAGCCGCCGACATTGCTGAGCAGATGGGACAGTCTCCCATTGAGGACACGGCTGGCGAGGTCATTGCGCCTCACCGCTCAGAGACGGGCCTTGGGCTGGCCGCCTACACGCACTGGGCGGCCCACACGCTGCCCGATCCGCGTGCCCTGGGCAGCTTCGATCCGGTGATTGACGGACTGCGCGAGATCGTCGCCGCAGAAGGGCCAATGACCTGCCGCCAGGCGTACCAGACCTATTGCCGGGCAGCGGGCATCAACTTCGGTCAGACGGTCAAGAGCGCTTTGAACAAGGCCATGACCCGCGCCCTGCGGGCTGGGGTGTTCGAGCAGGCCGACGAGTGGGGCACGTCTGGGCAGATTGACAAGGTGGTGCGGCTGAGCGGCGCGCCTATGGTGGTGCGGCGTGAACGTGGCCCACGCGAACTTCCCGATATTCCTCCGTCGGAGGTGCGTGCATTGATGCGGGAGTTGATGGGTGACGATCCTGGCCTGAGTACAGAAGACCTGGACCCGCTCTTCCGCCAGGTGCTGAGCGTGTATGGCGCGCAGAGGCTCACTGCTAAGGCCCGTCAGGCTATGGAGCGGGCGTACGCCCTGGCCGATGAGGCGGGGCCACAGGCTGCCACACCGGCTTTGACTGGCGCGACGCACTGA
- a CDS encoding type I restriction endonuclease subunit R, translating to MHTDTSEAGLERLIVDSLTGGGWLAGTPQDYEREYAVDLAQLTAFLEVTQPALVDAFDLRSASPTRHKFLSRLQGEITKRGVVDVLRKGVSHGAHHLELFYGTPTSGNVKAAEQHAHNRFSVTRQLRYSRNETALALDLGLFINGLPIATAELKNSLTKQTVADAVEQYKRDRDPRELLFGLGRCVAHFAIDDAEVRFCTHLQGKASWFLPFNQGWNNGAGNPPNPHGLKTAYFWEEVLRPEGLTNILENYAQIVEREHPKTKKKRREQVFPRYHQLDVVRRLLAHAGEHGPGQRYLIQHSAGSGKSNSIAWLAHQLVGLERGGQPVFDSVVVVTDRRILDKQIRDTIKHFAQVGATVGHAVHSGDLKGFLQSGKKIIITTVQKFPFILDEISLEGGRRFAILIDEAHSSQGGRSAAAMNEAMAGAQDGSEGTDDPEDLINDTLQRRMQARKMLPNASYFAFTATPKNKTLEIFGTPVPGGGKVPHQPFHLYSMKQAIQEGFILDVLAHYTPVGSYYRLIKTVEADPEFDVRRAQKKLRAYVEGHEHAIRVKAGIMVDHFHAQVLALQKIGGQARAMVVTGSIQQALEYFHAVNAALAERKSPYRAIVAFSGEPEFRGVKVSEASLNGFPSTDIPDRIQEDPYRFLICADKFQTGYDEPLLHTMYVDKPLSGIKAVQTLSRLNRAHPKKHDVFVLDFYNDTGTIQKSFEEYYRATVLSDETDPNKLHDLKADLDGAQVYSQIDVDTLSGLYLTDAPREQLDPVLDACVAVYNELDEDGQVAFKGQAKTFVRTYSFLASLLPYTTAAWERLSIFLSFLIPKLPAPRDEDLSRGILETIDMDSYRAEKQAMIKILLADADAELDPVPVAGAGAQIGPELERLSNILKAFHDQFGNTGWSADDRVYKLITEEIPALVALDPAYQNAVQHSDRQNARVENDRAVDRVLIRVMKSNTNVFKAYSDNGSFKKWLQNMVFDLTYSPPPREKGGGR from the coding sequence ATGCACACAGACACTTCGGAAGCGGGCCTGGAGCGCCTGATCGTCGACTCGCTGACTGGGGGCGGCTGGCTCGCAGGCACCCCACAGGACTACGAGCGCGAGTACGCCGTGGACCTCGCACAGCTCACCGCCTTTCTGGAGGTGACACAGCCCGCGCTGGTGGACGCCTTTGACCTGCGCAGCGCCTCGCCGACCCGTCACAAGTTCCTGTCGCGGCTTCAGGGCGAGATCACCAAGCGGGGCGTGGTGGACGTGCTACGCAAAGGGGTCTCGCACGGCGCGCACCATCTGGAGCTGTTCTACGGCACCCCCACGTCCGGCAACGTCAAGGCTGCCGAGCAGCATGCCCACAACCGCTTCAGCGTGACCCGGCAGCTCCGCTACAGCCGCAACGAGACTGCGCTGGCGCTGGATCTGGGGCTGTTCATCAACGGACTGCCTATCGCCACCGCCGAACTCAAGAACAGCCTGACCAAGCAGACGGTGGCCGACGCCGTGGAGCAGTACAAGCGTGACCGCGACCCACGCGAGCTGCTGTTCGGCCTGGGCCGCTGCGTGGCGCACTTTGCCATCGACGACGCCGAGGTCCGCTTCTGCACCCACCTCCAGGGCAAGGCGTCGTGGTTCTTGCCGTTCAACCAGGGCTGGAATAATGGGGCCGGCAACCCCCCCAATCCGCACGGTCTCAAGACCGCGTACTTCTGGGAAGAGGTGCTGCGGCCAGAGGGCCTGACCAACATCCTGGAGAACTACGCCCAGATCGTGGAGCGCGAGCATCCGAAGACCAAGAAGAAGCGCCGCGAGCAGGTCTTCCCGCGCTACCACCAGTTGGACGTGGTGCGCCGGTTGCTGGCCCACGCGGGCGAACACGGGCCAGGGCAGCGCTACCTGATCCAGCATTCGGCGGGCAGCGGCAAGTCCAACTCCATCGCGTGGCTGGCGCATCAACTCGTGGGTCTGGAACGCGGCGGCCAGCCGGTCTTCGACTCGGTGGTGGTGGTCACGGACCGCCGCATCCTCGACAAGCAGATCAGGGACACCATCAAGCACTTCGCGCAGGTGGGGGCGACGGTGGGTCACGCGGTCCACTCGGGCGACCTGAAGGGCTTTCTCCAGAGCGGCAAGAAGATCATCATCACCACCGTCCAGAAGTTCCCCTTCATCCTTGATGAAATCAGCCTGGAGGGCGGCAGACGCTTCGCCATCCTGATCGACGAGGCGCATTCCAGTCAGGGGGGCCGCAGCGCCGCCGCGATGAACGAAGCGATGGCGGGTGCTCAGGACGGCAGTGAAGGTACAGACGATCCCGAGGACCTGATCAACGACACGCTCCAGCGGCGCATGCAGGCGCGCAAGATGCTGCCCAACGCCAGCTACTTCGCGTTCACGGCCACGCCGAAGAACAAGACCCTGGAGATCTTCGGCACCCCGGTGCCAGGGGGCGGCAAGGTGCCCCACCAGCCGTTCCACCTGTACAGCATGAAACAGGCGATCCAGGAGGGCTTCATCCTGGACGTGCTGGCGCACTACACGCCCGTGGGCAGCTACTACCGCCTGATCAAGACCGTCGAGGCGGACCCCGAGTTCGACGTGCGGCGTGCCCAGAAGAAGCTGCGGGCCTACGTCGAGGGCCACGAGCACGCCATCCGCGTCAAGGCCGGGATCATGGTGGATCACTTTCACGCCCAGGTGCTGGCCCTTCAGAAGATCGGCGGTCAGGCCCGCGCGATGGTGGTCACCGGCAGCATCCAGCAGGCTCTCGAGTACTTCCACGCCGTGAACGCCGCCCTGGCGGAGCGCAAGAGTCCGTACCGCGCCATCGTGGCGTTCTCAGGCGAACCCGAGTTCAGGGGGGTAAAGGTGAGCGAGGCGAGCCTCAATGGCTTCCCGTCCACGGACATCCCCGATAGGATTCAGGAGGACCCCTACCGCTTCCTGATCTGCGCGGACAAGTTCCAGACCGGCTACGACGAGCCGCTGCTGCACACCATGTATGTGGACAAGCCGCTGTCGGGCATCAAGGCGGTGCAGACCCTCTCGCGCCTGAACCGGGCACACCCGAAGAAGCATGACGTGTTCGTGCTGGACTTTTACAACGACACCGGGACCATCCAGAAGTCCTTCGAGGAGTACTACCGCGCCACGGTCCTGAGCGACGAGACCGACCCGAACAAGCTGCACGACCTCAAGGCGGACCTGGACGGGGCGCAGGTGTACTCGCAGATCGACGTGGATACGCTCTCAGGGCTGTACTTGACTGACGCGCCGCGTGAGCAGCTCGACCCGGTGCTGGACGCCTGCGTGGCCGTCTACAACGAACTGGACGAGGACGGGCAGGTGGCCTTCAAGGGGCAGGCGAAGACCTTCGTGCGCACGTACAGCTTTCTGGCATCGCTGCTGCCGTACACGACGGCGGCCTGGGAGCGGCTCTCGATCTTCCTGAGCTTCCTGATTCCCAAGTTGCCTGCCCCCAGGGACGAGGACCTGTCACGCGGCATCCTGGAGACCATCGACATGGACAGCTACCGCGCTGAGAAGCAGGCGATGATCAAGATCTTGTTGGCCGACGCTGACGCGGAGCTGGACCCGGTTCCGGTGGCAGGGGCAGGTGCCCAGATTGGCCCGGAGCTGGAGCGCCTGAGCAACATCCTCAAGGCGTTCCATGACCAGTTCGGCAACACGGGCTGGAGCGCCGATGACCGCGTCTACAAGCTGATCACCGAGGAGATCCCAGCGCTGGTGGCCCTGGACCCTGCCTATCAGAACGCCGTGCAGCACTCCGACAGACAGAACGCCCGTGTCGAGAATGACCGCGCGGTGGACCGGGTGTTGATCAGGGTCATGAAGAGCAACACCAACGTCTTCAAGGCGTACTCCGACAACGGCAGCTTCAAGAAGTGGCTCCAGAACATGGTGTTCGATCTGACGTACTCGCCGCCGCCGAGGGAGAAGGGCGGGGGCCGCTGA
- a CDS encoding GIY-YIG nuclease family protein, with protein sequence MTGELGRRQELERLDALGVPEQNEGERTQAAPVLPGDEDLWALGFPAWQDVRGRLSVADLHARGKRCGIYVLGFENGERYVGQAVDVVSRFNQHRKTHADLSHLTFKPVSRAKLDEVERQHIHHLEAQGLGLRNIAHMSVVTGERDLDLLVSPDEQERWLGGDVADLQDAEEQVRDDDLRRRHHRSFERFMTLPQAHDVLLLLGLYLDQAVPFPRRTELTFWNVSCLPYGGPPRTSLYCRVSLNMQEVLALGVDEHGIWASFHLASSVYQQEFGAQWRARLTELGWETTDQQYKPGGHDQVQLVAGSFEDVRDLLLSPGHTDGMRLFNLRLMRKGPTYFSKFHSLDLAGAAMQEFVSRMDEIVAAVEAGEDEDEG encoded by the coding sequence GTGACGGGTGAGCTGGGCAGGCGGCAGGAGTTGGAGAGGCTGGACGCACTGGGCGTCCCTGAGCAGAACGAGGGCGAGCGGACACAGGCTGCTCCTGTACTGCCCGGTGACGAAGACCTCTGGGCGCTGGGCTTCCCGGCGTGGCAGGACGTGCGCGGGCGACTGTCGGTGGCGGACCTGCACGCGCGTGGCAAGCGCTGCGGCATCTACGTCCTGGGCTTCGAGAACGGCGAGCGCTACGTTGGGCAGGCCGTCGACGTGGTCAGCCGCTTCAACCAGCACCGCAAGACCCACGCGGACCTCTCACACCTGACCTTCAAGCCCGTGTCCAGGGCCAAGCTCGACGAGGTGGAGCGGCAGCACATCCACCACCTGGAAGCGCAGGGCCTGGGGCTGCGGAACATCGCGCACATGAGTGTGGTGACGGGGGAGCGCGACCTGGACCTGCTGGTGTCGCCCGACGAGCAGGAGCGCTGGCTGGGCGGCGACGTGGCGGACTTGCAGGACGCCGAGGAGCAGGTGCGGGACGATGACCTGCGCCGTCGGCATCACCGGAGCTTCGAGCGGTTCATGACGTTGCCACAGGCGCACGACGTGTTGTTGTTGCTGGGGCTGTACCTAGATCAGGCCGTCCCGTTCCCCCGGCGTACCGAGCTGACCTTCTGGAACGTGTCGTGCCTGCCGTACGGCGGGCCACCTCGCACCTCGCTGTACTGCCGGGTCAGCCTCAACATGCAAGAAGTGCTGGCGCTGGGCGTCGACGAGCACGGCATCTGGGCCAGCTTTCACCTCGCCAGCAGCGTCTATCAGCAGGAGTTCGGAGCACAGTGGCGAGCGCGCCTGACCGAACTGGGCTGGGAGACCACCGACCAGCAGTACAAGCCGGGAGGCCACGATCAGGTGCAACTCGTGGCGGGCAGCTTTGAGGACGTACGCGACTTGCTGCTCAGCCCAGGCCACACGGACGGCATGCGGCTGTTCAACCTGCGCCTGATGCGCAAGGGACCCACCTACTTCAGCAAGTTCCACAGCCTCGATCTGGCCGGGGCCGCCATGCAGGAGTTCGTGTCCCGGATGGACGAGATCGTCGCGGCGGTAGAAGCGGGAGAGGACGAAGATGAGGGCTGA
- a CDS encoding helix-turn-helix transcriptional regulator encodes MTQIRVLLPELLAQHRLNRKQLVEGSGVRHATINDMYIDKRQPSLDTLHLASALEARAHGDIRFLTFDPDLAAVAGVLLSKQERA; translated from the coding sequence ATGACCCAGATTCGTGTCCTGCTGCCCGAACTGCTGGCGCAGCATCGCCTCAACCGCAAGCAACTGGTCGAGGGTTCAGGAGTGCGCCACGCCACCATCAACGACATGTACATCGATAAGCGGCAGCCCAGCCTGGACACCCTGCATCTGGCCTCGGCACTGGAGGCGCGGGCGCATGGGGACATCCGCTTCCTGACCTTTGACCCGGACCTCGCGGCGGTAGCCGGAGTGCTGCTGAGCAAACAGGAGAGGGCGTGA
- a CDS encoding macro domain-containing protein yields the protein MQALVNAVNCVGVMGRGIALQFKTQYSENFRAYAAACKRGEVVPGYMFITERGDSGGPEYLINFPTKRHWWDASRMEDIESGLAALAADLQRLGVQSAALPALGAGLGGLPWPAVRARIVAALGALPGVQVVVYGPL from the coding sequence GTGCAGGCGCTGGTCAACGCGGTCAACTGCGTGGGCGTGATGGGCCGGGGGATCGCGTTGCAGTTCAAGACCCAGTACTCGGAGAACTTTAGGGCCTACGCGGCGGCGTGCAAGCGCGGCGAGGTGGTGCCGGGGTACATGTTTATCACCGAGCGGGGCGACTCTGGCGGGCCAGAGTACCTGATCAACTTCCCCACCAAGCGTCACTGGTGGGATGCGAGCCGCATGGAAGACATTGAGTCCGGGCTGGCGGCGCTGGCCGCCGACTTGCAGCGGCTGGGTGTGCAGAGCGCGGCCCTGCCTGCACTGGGGGCCGGACTGGGTGGGCTGCCCTGGCCTGCGGTGCGCGCCCGCATCGTGGCGGCGCTAGGTGCGCTGCCCGGCGTGCAGGTGGTGGTCTACGGGCCGCTGTGA